One window of Mangrovibacterium diazotrophicum genomic DNA carries:
- a CDS encoding TraR/DksA family transcriptional regulator, whose amino-acid sequence MAEKTRYSDAELQEFKELILGKLAKAQKDYELYKNSITHSDGNDTQDTSPTFKVLEEGAATLSKEEAGKLAARQLKFIQHLQAALIRIENKTYGICRETGKLIAKERLRAVPHATLSIDAKNKQK is encoded by the coding sequence ATGGCTGAAAAGACCAGATATTCGGACGCTGAGTTGCAGGAGTTTAAGGAGCTCATTCTAGGTAAACTTGCCAAAGCGCAAAAGGACTATGAGCTTTATAAGAACTCCATCACACACAGCGATGGGAATGATACCCAGGATACTTCTCCTACATTTAAAGTGTTGGAAGAAGGGGCCGCAACTTTGTCAAAAGAAGAGGCCGGAAAGCTGGCTGCACGCCAACTGAAATTTATCCAGCATTTACAGGCAGCGCTAATCCGTATTGAAAACAAAACGTACGGTATTTGCCGGGAAACCGGAAAACTGATCGCCAAAGAGCGATTACGCGCGGTACCTCATGCAACATTGAGTATCGACGCCAAGAATAAACAAAAGTAA
- a CDS encoding lipoprotein signal peptidase encodes MSKLQKSVLIIVAVLVIDQALKFWIKTNMFLGEEFSVIGNWFLIHFVENNGMAFGFEFAGDYGKIFLSLFRIVAVVGIAWYMLKLVKRDDIPMGFIACVALIFAGAVGNIIDSAFYGIIFNDSYGRVAELFPEGGGYASFLHGRVVDMFYFPLLSGHYPSWIPILGGQEFLFFRPVFNVADSAITVGIFSVIIFYWRLFSRLDQDKKGKEEQEAA; translated from the coding sequence ATGTCGAAACTACAAAAGTCTGTTCTTATCATTGTTGCAGTGCTTGTGATTGATCAAGCGCTGAAGTTTTGGATTAAGACCAACATGTTTCTGGGAGAGGAATTTTCGGTTATCGGGAATTGGTTTTTGATCCATTTTGTTGAGAACAACGGAATGGCCTTCGGTTTTGAGTTTGCAGGAGACTACGGAAAAATATTTCTGAGTTTGTTCCGGATTGTTGCCGTGGTAGGAATTGCCTGGTATATGTTGAAACTGGTGAAACGGGACGACATTCCCATGGGCTTTATTGCCTGCGTGGCATTGATATTTGCCGGGGCTGTTGGTAATATTATCGACAGTGCTTTCTACGGAATTATTTTCAATGATAGTTACGGGCGTGTGGCAGAGCTTTTCCCTGAAGGCGGAGGCTATGCTTCGTTTTTGCACGGCAGAGTAGTGGATATGTTCTACTTCCCGCTGTTGTCGGGACACTACCCATCCTGGATTCCGATACTTGGAGGTCAGGAATTTTTGTTCTTCCGCCCGGTCTTCAACGTAGCCGATTCAGCAATTACAGTTGGGATCTTCAGTGTGATTATTTTCTATTGGAGATTATTCAGCCGTTTAGACCAGGATAAAAAAGGAAAAGAGGAGCAGGAAGCTGCCTGA
- a CDS encoding efflux transporter outer membrane subunit, whose product MRLHKFNIKTGTALAVVVSCSLLMSCKTSSQLKQSKQDFSQGLYRDQNGTDTTTIASLSWKEFFTDTLLQSYIQEAVDNNFDLKIAAARIDAARSSFRQSKAALFPSLEADADGTWSKQGKSSFDDTYSLSLNASWEADIWGKLRSTKRAELNALLESEAYKRSVQTQLVADVSTYYYTLLAYHQELDILIATEKSYGEDVTTMKKLKESDVVTGADVVQSEANHYSAKVSISELKQSIRETENALCLLLAREPGEIEYGSMDTQQINQELKIGVPAQLLANRPDVQEAEFALRYYSEMTNVARAYFYPSLTITAEAGYSKTELADFFNPSSFFSNLVAGLAAPIFNNRTNKQRLETAKAQQEEYFQTYKQTVLSAGVEVSNALYAFQIASEKKENRSLQIGSLEKAVDYTKKLLQYTSSTNYTDVLTSEQSLLNAERNLVTDKLDQLTSMIELYRSLGGGVN is encoded by the coding sequence ATGCGTTTACACAAATTCAATATAAAAACCGGAACTGCACTTGCGGTGGTTGTTAGCTGCAGCCTGCTGATGTCGTGCAAGACAAGCAGCCAGCTCAAACAGAGCAAACAAGATTTTAGCCAGGGCCTGTACCGCGATCAAAACGGTACCGACACCACCACCATCGCCAGCCTGTCGTGGAAGGAATTTTTCACTGACACACTATTGCAATCGTATATTCAGGAAGCCGTTGACAACAACTTTGACCTGAAAATCGCTGCGGCCCGCATTGATGCTGCTCGCAGCAGCTTCCGCCAAAGCAAGGCGGCTTTGTTCCCCTCGCTCGAAGCAGATGCCGACGGAACCTGGAGCAAGCAGGGCAAATCGTCATTCGACGATACCTACTCGCTCTCGCTGAATGCCAGCTGGGAGGCTGATATTTGGGGTAAACTAAGAAGCACCAAACGGGCAGAACTGAATGCACTGCTGGAAAGTGAAGCCTACAAACGGAGCGTGCAAACCCAGTTGGTTGCCGACGTTTCAACCTATTATTACACACTTCTGGCCTATCACCAGGAATTGGACATTCTGATTGCCACTGAAAAATCGTACGGCGAAGATGTGACCACCATGAAAAAACTAAAGGAAAGTGACGTGGTGACCGGCGCCGATGTCGTTCAAAGTGAAGCCAACCATTACTCGGCAAAAGTTTCTATTTCAGAACTCAAACAAAGTATCCGTGAAACCGAAAACGCTCTCTGCCTGTTACTGGCGCGCGAACCGGGAGAAATTGAATATGGCAGCATGGACACGCAGCAAATCAATCAAGAGCTGAAAATTGGTGTTCCGGCGCAGTTGCTGGCCAACCGGCCCGATGTGCAGGAAGCTGAATTCGCGCTTCGCTACTACAGCGAAATGACCAATGTGGCCCGCGCGTACTTCTACCCGTCGCTGACCATTACGGCTGAAGCCGGCTACAGCAAAACTGAACTGGCTGATTTCTTCAACCCAAGTTCGTTCTTCAGCAACCTGGTAGCCGGATTGGCCGCACCAATTTTTAACAACCGCACCAACAAACAACGCCTGGAAACAGCCAAAGCGCAACAGGAAGAATACTTTCAGACCTATAAACAAACCGTGCTGAGTGCGGGAGTGGAAGTGTCGAATGCGCTGTATGCCTTCCAGATTGCAAGTGAAAAAAAGGAGAACCGCAGCCTGCAAATCGGCTCCCTGGAAAAGGCCGTTGACTACACCAAGAAATTATTACAATACACCTCGAGCACCAACTACACCGACGTACTGACATCGGAGCAGTCGTTACTAAATGCCGAGCGTAACCTTGTTACTGACAAATTGGATCAATTGACATCAATGATTGAACTGTACCGAAGTCTGGGAGGAGGCGTGAACTAA
- a CDS encoding tetratricopeptide repeat-containing sensor histidine kinase, with protein MPGKQLRIFPFSISLLVLIVTTNPVVFSTPTIDSLRNVVLNTTGKEKITKQLELSVQLADSSPDEAEEIASQALIDAKKTGNNTLIEHGYFSLGRILETEEKTSNALSYYDSALTVANAIDDNWVKADVRLREGIIHQSKGEEATALESFRDVLRFGRLSENHKTLATAYSIMGNIYRTNGLYDRAIEYIIKAKLNYEKTDFNEGAAWASYLLGLIYVDLGLPDKAMEHFQNALTVYKRIAEIDGYKGGIAICYEQIGLLNMKSGDYSRAFENIDYSLKTFTENGSQYGISNAYKNLGKIEYERGNYSAAKDYLNKSLRIKQNSGDLMGQPPVYEYLGLCHAAQGQTTTGLDLLNQALELAIANKQKRLQTDIYAKLTEVYLNLNNLRKAVDTQNKQIEIQDSLLFGAVKIKMEQLQSIYEIDEKNSEIAELEKQNEINFLRLRQHRTSQTIMISTIFLALLIAVIIYFFYRKLQHKNAQLNEAVATKDKFFSIVAHDLRGPIGSALTLSEFLIEEIEKKNYETVEMYASVFHQALGDSFTLLNNLLDWSRSQLQRMEFHPQFLALSKIVDEATGLFASPLEKKHILLSINIEDDLQIMADEAMLKTILRNLISNAIKYSKEKGEIEIAAERDKGFITLSVADKGLGMAQEKIANLFSLENHTSSPGTFGEQGTGLGLILVNDFVGKHNGKIRVESTIGKGTTFIISLPLEQDC; from the coding sequence ATGCCCGGCAAACAACTACGTATATTCCCATTTTCGATTAGCTTGCTGGTTCTGATTGTGACCACTAACCCGGTCGTTTTCAGCACACCAACAATCGATAGTTTACGTAATGTCGTCTTGAACACCACCGGTAAGGAAAAAATCACCAAACAGCTGGAACTCTCTGTTCAATTGGCAGATAGCAGTCCCGACGAGGCCGAAGAAATTGCCAGCCAGGCGCTCATCGACGCTAAGAAAACCGGAAATAACACCCTGATTGAACATGGTTATTTCAGCCTCGGGCGAATACTCGAAACAGAGGAAAAAACCAGCAATGCGCTATCGTACTACGACTCTGCGTTAACGGTCGCCAACGCCATCGACGATAACTGGGTAAAAGCAGATGTCAGGCTTCGGGAAGGCATCATCCACCAAAGCAAAGGAGAAGAGGCCACAGCTTTGGAATCTTTTCGCGACGTCCTGCGCTTCGGACGACTCTCTGAAAACCACAAGACGTTGGCTACCGCTTACTCGATCATGGGTAATATCTACCGAACCAACGGCCTTTACGACCGGGCGATTGAGTACATTATTAAAGCGAAACTGAATTACGAAAAAACCGATTTTAATGAAGGTGCAGCCTGGGCATCATACTTGTTGGGATTGATCTATGTGGATTTGGGGTTACCGGACAAAGCCATGGAACACTTTCAAAATGCCTTAACAGTTTATAAACGGATTGCTGAAATTGACGGGTACAAAGGCGGTATCGCGATATGCTACGAACAAATCGGGTTGCTAAATATGAAGTCTGGCGACTACTCGAGAGCATTTGAGAACATCGATTACTCCCTAAAAACATTTACTGAAAACGGCTCCCAATACGGTATTTCAAACGCCTATAAAAACCTGGGCAAGATTGAGTATGAACGAGGTAATTATTCGGCTGCCAAGGATTATCTGAACAAATCGTTACGCATAAAACAAAACTCAGGTGACCTGATGGGACAACCCCCTGTATACGAATACCTGGGTTTGTGCCACGCGGCCCAAGGGCAAACCACAACAGGACTCGATTTATTGAATCAGGCACTGGAGCTGGCGATCGCGAACAAACAAAAGCGACTTCAAACAGATATCTACGCAAAGCTCACCGAAGTCTATTTGAATTTGAACAACCTGCGCAAAGCTGTCGACACCCAAAATAAACAAATCGAAATCCAGGATTCGCTTCTTTTCGGCGCGGTCAAAATCAAGATGGAGCAGTTACAGTCAATTTATGAAATTGATGAGAAGAACAGTGAAATCGCAGAACTTGAAAAACAGAACGAGATTAACTTTTTACGGTTACGGCAGCACCGAACTTCTCAGACCATCATGATCTCGACAATCTTTTTGGCACTGCTGATTGCTGTTATCATCTACTTTTTCTATCGAAAACTGCAGCACAAAAACGCGCAGCTGAATGAGGCTGTAGCAACGAAAGACAAGTTTTTCTCGATTGTTGCACACGATCTGCGCGGTCCGATTGGCTCAGCCCTCACCCTGAGCGAGTTTCTGATTGAAGAAATTGAGAAGAAAAACTACGAAACGGTGGAGATGTATGCTTCGGTATTTCACCAGGCTTTGGGCGATAGTTTTACGCTTTTAAACAACCTGTTGGACTGGTCCCGCTCTCAACTTCAACGTATGGAGTTTCATCCCCAATTCTTGGCTTTGTCTAAAATTGTTGACGAAGCCACCGGACTATTCGCCTCTCCTTTGGAGAAGAAACACATCCTCCTTTCGATAAACATTGAAGACGATCTGCAAATTATGGCCGACGAAGCGATGTTGAAAACCATTCTCCGGAATTTGATATCGAATGCCATCAAATACTCGAAGGAGAAAGGAGAAATAGAAATCGCCGCAGAGAGAGACAAAGGGTTCATAACACTGTCAGTAGCCGATAAAGGACTGGGCATGGCGCAAGAAAAGATTGCTAACCTTTTCTCACTTGAGAATCACACAAGCTCCCCGGGAACCTTTGGCGAGCAAGGCACCGGCCTCGGATTAATACTGGTCAATGACTTCGTTGGAAAACACAATGGCAAAATCCGGGTTGAAAGCACCATCGGAAAAGGAACTACTTTTATCATTTCGCTTCCGCTGGAGCAAGACTGCTAG
- the ileS gene encoding isoleucine--tRNA ligase produces MSDKFREYKQLDLSQINKDVLKRWEEDDTFHKSISTREGNPTFVFYEGPPSANGMPGIHHVMARAIKDTFCRYKTMKGFRVHRKAGWDTHGLPVELSVEKSLGITKEDIGTKITVEEYNAACRREVMKYTREWEQLTRQMGYWVNMDDPYITYDNRYIESVWWLLKQLFDKGLLYKGYTIQPYSPAAGTGLSSHELNQPGCYRDVKDTTAVAQFSVIRDEKSEFLYEGVESPLYFIAWTTTPWTLPSNTALCVGPKITYVKVKSFNPYTGEPMTVILARDLLYSHFDPKNTELNFDDYKPGDKKIPYEVLEEYSGEQLAGVAYEQLIDWVKPNGNAFRVITGDFVTTEDGTGIVHIAPTFGADDDRVAKQSGIVPLLVVDKDGKNQPLVDKTGRFFLIEKMDEAFVASNVNTASYAEFSGRFVKNAYDDSLTDDDNTVDVDIAVMLKKDSKVFKVEKHVHSYPHCWRTDKPVLYYPLDSWFIRTTAVKDKLIALNNTINWKPQSTGTGRFGNWLENLVDWNLSRSRFWGTPLPIWRTEDGSQTKCFGSVEDLFAEIEKAVAAGVMEKNPYAGFEPGKYEPTNYDKIDLHRPYVDDIVLVAENGEKMFREPDLIDVWFDSGAMPYAQNHYPFENKEKYQPAEGRGVFPADFIAEGVDQTRGWFFTLHAIATMIDESVAFRNIISNGLVLDKNGNKMSKRLGNAVDPFETIEQYGSDPLRWYMLTNSAPWDNLKFDVGGVDEVRRKFFGTLYNTYNFFALYANIDGFSFKEEEIALAERPELDRWIISLLNSLIKEVGESLETYEPTRAGRAISEFVNENLSNWFVRLSRKRYWGGEYDKDKISAYQTLYTCLVTVAKLSAPLAPFYSDQLYTDLNKLTGLETDQSVHLAEFPMADEARIDKDLEQKMDIAQRASSMILGLRRKEKLKVRQPLAKIMVPVLNAHFKEQFEAVENIVLSEVNVKEVEYLTDTAGIIKKKIKPNFKTLGPKYGKIMKQIAGSVAQFTQSDISELEKSGSFKLTVADQEVELTPADVEITTEDIPGWLVSTEGELTIALDINISEELKQEGIAREFINKIQNIRKESNFEVTDRISLKIVKHDFYNAAVESFKDYISSQTLSADLTLVDSLENGQGQTVEIDQDVEACIFVEKKR; encoded by the coding sequence ATGAGCGATAAATTCCGCGAATACAAGCAATTAGATCTCTCTCAAATCAATAAGGACGTACTGAAGAGATGGGAAGAAGATGATACCTTTCATAAAAGTATTTCAACCCGGGAAGGAAACCCGACTTTTGTTTTTTATGAAGGTCCGCCATCTGCAAACGGAATGCCGGGGATTCACCACGTGATGGCCCGCGCCATTAAGGATACATTTTGCCGCTACAAAACCATGAAAGGTTTTCGTGTTCACCGCAAAGCCGGTTGGGACACGCATGGTTTGCCTGTTGAGCTGAGCGTTGAAAAGTCGCTTGGCATCACCAAAGAAGATATTGGTACAAAAATTACCGTTGAAGAATATAACGCAGCCTGCCGCCGCGAGGTGATGAAATACACCCGCGAGTGGGAACAGCTGACTCGCCAGATGGGCTATTGGGTGAATATGGACGATCCGTATATCACCTACGATAACCGTTACATTGAGTCGGTTTGGTGGTTGCTGAAACAGTTGTTTGACAAAGGTTTGTTGTACAAAGGTTACACTATTCAACCATACTCACCTGCTGCCGGAACCGGCTTGAGCTCGCACGAGTTGAACCAGCCGGGTTGTTACCGCGATGTGAAAGACACTACTGCAGTGGCGCAGTTCTCAGTGATTCGCGACGAAAAATCAGAGTTTTTGTATGAAGGTGTTGAGTCGCCATTGTACTTTATAGCCTGGACGACTACGCCATGGACTTTGCCATCGAACACAGCACTTTGCGTTGGACCGAAAATCACCTACGTAAAAGTGAAGTCATTCAATCCGTATACCGGAGAACCAATGACGGTGATCCTGGCTCGTGACTTGTTGTACAGTCATTTCGATCCCAAAAATACTGAACTCAATTTTGATGATTATAAACCGGGAGACAAGAAGATTCCTTACGAAGTTTTGGAAGAGTACTCGGGTGAGCAATTAGCAGGTGTAGCTTACGAACAGCTGATCGATTGGGTGAAGCCAAACGGTAACGCCTTCCGCGTGATTACCGGCGACTTTGTAACTACTGAAGATGGTACAGGTATCGTGCACATTGCGCCTACTTTTGGTGCCGACGATGATCGCGTAGCCAAGCAAAGTGGCATTGTCCCTCTTTTGGTCGTTGACAAGGACGGAAAAAACCAACCGCTGGTTGATAAGACAGGACGTTTCTTCCTCATTGAAAAAATGGATGAGGCTTTTGTAGCGAGTAACGTCAACACTGCCAGTTATGCTGAGTTTAGTGGCCGTTTTGTAAAAAATGCCTACGATGATAGCCTCACTGACGATGACAACACCGTTGATGTGGACATCGCTGTGATGCTGAAGAAGGATAGCAAAGTGTTCAAAGTTGAGAAGCATGTACACAGCTACCCTCACTGTTGGCGTACCGATAAGCCGGTATTGTACTATCCGTTGGATAGCTGGTTTATTCGCACTACAGCTGTTAAAGATAAGTTGATTGCGTTGAACAACACCATCAACTGGAAACCGCAATCGACTGGTACCGGCCGTTTTGGTAACTGGTTGGAAAACCTGGTCGACTGGAACCTGAGCCGCTCGCGTTTCTGGGGAACACCGCTTCCAATCTGGCGTACAGAAGACGGTTCGCAAACCAAGTGTTTTGGTTCTGTTGAGGATCTGTTTGCCGAAATTGAAAAAGCAGTGGCTGCCGGTGTGATGGAGAAAAATCCGTATGCAGGTTTTGAGCCCGGCAAATACGAACCGACCAATTACGATAAAATTGACCTGCACCGTCCGTATGTGGACGACATTGTGCTGGTTGCCGAGAATGGCGAAAAGATGTTCCGCGAGCCCGACCTGATTGACGTTTGGTTCGACTCGGGTGCGATGCCTTACGCGCAAAACCACTACCCCTTCGAGAACAAAGAAAAATACCAGCCGGCAGAAGGACGTGGGGTGTTCCCTGCCGACTTTATTGCCGAAGGTGTGGATCAAACTCGTGGTTGGTTCTTCACGCTGCATGCCATTGCAACGATGATCGACGAGTCGGTTGCGTTCCGCAACATCATCTCAAACGGTCTGGTGCTCGACAAAAACGGTAACAAAATGTCGAAGCGTTTAGGTAACGCAGTCGATCCGTTCGAAACCATCGAACAATACGGTTCCGATCCGCTACGCTGGTACATGCTGACGAATTCGGCACCTTGGGACAACCTGAAATTTGATGTGGGCGGAGTTGACGAAGTTCGTCGTAAATTCTTCGGTACATTATATAATACATACAACTTCTTCGCGCTTTACGCCAATATTGATGGCTTCAGCTTTAAAGAAGAAGAGATTGCATTGGCAGAACGCCCGGAATTGGATCGTTGGATTATTTCCCTGCTGAACTCGCTGATTAAAGAAGTGGGCGAAAGTTTGGAAACTTACGAGCCAACACGTGCCGGTCGTGCGATTTCTGAATTTGTAAACGAGAACCTGAGTAACTGGTTTGTGCGCTTGAGCCGCAAACGTTACTGGGGTGGCGAGTACGATAAAGACAAGATTTCGGCTTATCAAACGTTATACACCTGTTTGGTAACTGTGGCTAAATTATCTGCACCATTGGCACCATTCTATTCCGATCAGTTGTACACTGATTTGAATAAACTGACTGGTTTGGAAACGGATCAAAGTGTGCATTTAGCTGAATTCCCAATGGCTGACGAAGCCAGGATTGATAAGGACCTGGAGCAAAAAATGGATATTGCGCAACGTGCTTCGTCCATGATTTTGGGTCTGCGTCGCAAGGAAAAGCTGAAAGTGCGTCAGCCACTGGCAAAGATTATGGTTCCGGTGTTGAACGCTCACTTTAAAGAGCAGTTTGAAGCGGTTGAGAATATCGTTCTTTCCGAAGTAAACGTGAAAGAAGTGGAATACCTGACCGATACTGCCGGTATTATTAAAAAGAAAATCAAGCCAAACTTCAAGACCCTCGGGCCGAAGTATGGTAAGATTATGAAGCAAATTGCCGGATCGGTAGCGCAGTTCACGCAGTCTGATATTTCGGAACTGGAGAAAAGCGGCAGCTTCAAATTGACAGTTGCGGATCAGGAAGTGGAATTGACACCGGCAGATGTTGAAATCACAACGGAAGATATTCCGGGATGGCTGGTTTCAACAGAGGGTGAATTAACAATTGCGCTCGATATTAATATTAGCGAAGAATTGAAACAAGAGGGTATTGCCCGCGAGTTTATCAATAAGATTCAAAATATCCGCAAGGAGAGCAATTTTGAAGTAACTGACCGGATCTCGCTGAAAATTGTTAAACATGATTTTTACAATGCGGCGGTTGAAAGCTTCAAGGATTATATCAGCAGTCAAACCTTGTCGGCTGATTTAACATTGGTTGATTCGTTGGAAAACGGACAGGGTCAAACTGTTGAGATTGATCAGGACGTTGAGGCCTGCATTTTTGTTGAAAAAAAGAGATAA